Within the Streptomyces sp. YIM 121038 genome, the region GGCGACGTGCCCTGGCCGGGAAGACCTCGAAGATCTTCGGCAGGTGCCGCCAGGCGCGCCCACCGGTGACGACGTACACCACGGCCGTGCACATCGCTCGCTCATCGACCGGAGCGGTCCCACCGCCCGGCGGACGGGTGGAGTAGAAGGAAGGCAGCAACGGGGCGGCCGAATCCCGCAGTTCGTCACGAACCAATCGGTGCGACAGACACATGTCCACGGCCCGACATGTCGCCTTGAGTACCACCACGTGAAAGCGCTTACGACAGAACCTGGTCACGGCTGGCGTCCCGTTCGGCGCGGTCATCAGTGTCTATCCATCATCCGCCCAGTCCCGGTTGGGCTCGCGAAGGGAATGCTCATTGTTAGGCGTGGAGATATTACGTAGCCTGGGACTTCCAGAACAGGACGACTACAGCCTCAGTCGTTCACCGCATTCTTTCCCCGATGGTGCCGACTTCCGGATCGAAGTGCCGGTCGTCAACAGCTTCAGCACCTTCCGAGCACTGGTGGATCAGGCCCGGCGCAGAGGCATGACCGTGAACAGAGTGACCGAGACGGTCGGTCTCTTCCGGCACACCAGGGAAGAACTGACCGACTATCTGAGGCTGGCCGCGGACGAAGGCATCACCACGGTCTTCTCGGTGGGCCCGCGTGCCACGTACGACACGTGCCCCACCCGATTGACTCAGCACGGCAGTTTCATCGGGTACCGGCTGCGCGGGTTCGACCAGATCCGGCGCGCGCTCGACGACGTGCTGCGCGGCCTCGAATTGGGCTGCCGTTCGTTCGTCGTGTACGACGAGGGATTGCTGAAGACACTCGGGCAGGCCAGGAAGGCGGGTCTGCTGCCGGCGGACACCACGTTCAAGGCCTCCGCGCACCTCGGCTACGCCAATCCCATCAGCATCTCGATGCTGGAGGAGTTCGGCGCGGACAGCATCAACCCGGTCAGGGAC harbors:
- a CDS encoding peptidase, which codes for MEILRSLGLPEQDDYSLSRSPHSFPDGADFRIEVPVVNSFSTFRALVDQARRRGMTVNRVTETVGLFRHTREELTDYLRLAADEGITTVFSVGPRATYDTCPTRLTQHGSFIGYRLRGFDQIRRALDDVLRGLELGCRSFVVYDEGLLKTLGQARKAGLLPADTTFKASAHLGYANPISISMLEEFGADSINPVRDLPLPAIAAVRQQIAVPLDVHTDNPPSSGGFIRTYEAPDIVRVARPVYLKTGNSVVGAHGQFTGAEDGERMADQASITLETVQRFAPEVRQSPAGSPAPGGAVSSRAASEEPAGSIR